DNA from Microbacterium sulfonylureivorans:
CTTGCCATGTCCGTACCGTACCGTATAGTCTCGCTCACGCATCCATACGGGTGCGTATGTGATGGGTTCGCTGGGGACCCGTCGAAGTGGAGATCCGATGAGACAGCCGGGCTTCTGGTCGCTCGCACTCGCAGACATCGTCGACCCCGACTACACGCAGGTCTGGCTCGATGTCCTCCCCGCCCATGCCACCGCCGACCCTGCGGCGTGGGCGCGCAATCTGTTCTCGAGCTCGGCGCTGCCCCGTTGGCTCGCCGGCGTGCTGGCGCTGCGGTCCCTCCTCGGTAGACGTGCACCGCGCTGCGAGACGTTCGCGGTGCGTCGCGTCGAGGGTGAGGAGGCACTCGTCGCCGTCGACGCGCGCGGCGTCGACGTCCGCGTCGGCATCGGAGTGGACGAGGAGCGCGCCCTCGTCCGCGTGGTCACCGCGATGCGGTTCAAGGGGCGCGGAGGACGCCTCTGGTCGCTGCCGCTGCGCCTCTCGCTCGCCCTGCTGATGCGCGGGATGCTCTCGCGCGCCCGGCGCGAGCTGTCGGGGGTGACGCGCTGATCAGGCGCGCGGGCTCAGCAGGTACCGGTTGAAGGACGCCGTCAGCTCGCCGTCGACCGGCAGCTCGGCGCCGTCGATCGCGGTCACGGGCACGGCCAGTCGCACGCTGGACAGCAGCCACGCGGCATCCGCCGTCGCCAGCGCGCTCACCGGGATCGTCTCGTACGCCGTCTCGTGCCCGAGGTCGGCGAGGTGCTCGAACAGGCTCAGCTGCGTGGTGCCGTGGAGGATGCCGCCGTTGGGGGCGGGGGTGACGAAGCGATCGCCCTGGCGCAGGACGAGCGATGCGGTCGGCGCTTCGAGCACGAAGCCGTCGGACGAGACGAAGATCGCGTCATCGGCGCCGCGACGCTTGGCCTCGCGGATCGCGGCCATGTTGACGGCGTACGACAGCGTCTTGGCGCCGAGGAGCAGCCACGGGGCTCGCGCCGGCGTGTCGATCGCGTATCCGCGGTCGAGCGTCACCACGCGGATGCCGTGCTCGCGCACACCGCTGTTGTCGGCGGCAGCCGCCGCCGTCACCCAGGCCGTCGGCGTGGGGCCGTGCTCGATGCCGCGGCTGAGCACCAGCTTGATCACTCCCTCGCCGTCCGCCGGGCAGTGCGCCGCAGCGACCTCGACGGCCTGGCGCCACTGCTCGCGATGCGGCACCGGCAGATCGCACAGCGCCGCCGAGTGCGCGAGCCGGTCGAGGTGGGCGATGAGCTCCTGCGCGTGTCCGTCGACGACGCCGACGGACTCGAAGATGCCGTCGCCGCGCTGGGTGCTGAGCTCGCCCACGCTGAGCGCGGGCGCGGACGCGTCGATGACGCGGAACGTCTCCGCGAAGTCGGTGCGGGGATCGTCGGATGCCGCGGGGTCGATCACGAGCGCGAAACGCCAGGCCATGCCCCCGAGCCTACGGTGTCGGGAATGCCGAAGACGTCGCCTCGGTTACACTGGATCGGCCGGGCCGCAGTAACCCCGGGCTCCATCTTCTGCCGCCGCGAGCGGCCTCGCGCCGAGAGGCGTTCTGCGGCCCGGCACTTACGTCCCGGAGGCCTCAGGTGAGCGCCTCGCGCCGCCACAGGGCCGCGCAGGCGGCGAGGTCGACCGCGTAGTCCGAAAGTCGCAGTGCGCGTGTGGTGAAGGTCGAGGCTCGGTCGGGCTCGGTCCGGTCGTAGTCGTCGGCGAGGTGGGTCGCTCCCGACGCCTGCACCCGGCAGAACGCCGCGGCCCGGTCGAGTGCGACCGCGAAGTCGCCCTCGAAGAGACCTCGCAGGATCTGGTCGATGAGGGCCACCAGCTCGTCCGGGCCGGCCGGCGACGGCGCACCCGCGACGACGACGTCCGCCGAGGCGAGCTCTGCGCGGCCTCGCTCGTACAGCAGTGCGGCTGTGCGCGCGTCGTCGTGGATCATGAGCTGCAGCAGGTAGAGGCGCCAGAGCGCCCCCGGCAGCGACTTCGCCGGCGATCGCGACCACAGCTCGGCGATGTCGTCGATGCCGTGCGCGTCGGTGAACGCGACAAGCCGGTCGACGACCTGCCCGTCGGGGTCTTCGCGCACGCGTGCGAGGAGGGCGTGCGCAGTCGAATGCGCGACCCGCGAGACCTCCGCGGGGTCTTCGGCGGCGAACCGCCGATCGAAGAGCTCGGCGGGGCGCTTGACGGGCTTGTGGAAGTCCCTGGACTCGTCGCTCACCCGGTCCAGGGTACCGGCAGCGGCTCGACCGGAGGCCGGTTGGAGACGACCGGATGGCTTCGCACGGCGATGTGACGGGCATCCGCTCGCTCGGCCGCGTCGGCCGCGGCCTCTGCCGCAGCGAGGCGCGCAGCGGCTTCCCAGGGCAGGCACATGAGCAGACGGCGTTCTGGGTCAGGCCTGGTTGATGCGGATGTGGTTGCCCGCGGGGTCGCGGAAGGCGCAGTCGCGCGGTCCCCAAGACTGCTCGATCGGCTCCTGCAGCACCTCGGCGCCCGAGGCGCGCAGTCGCTCGAAGGTCGCGTCGATGTCGCTGGTGGTGAAGACATACGGACCGGGACCCGAGCCCTTGACGACGAGCCGCTGCAGCGCATCGGCGTCCTCGGGCGAGCGGCCGGCCGCCGGGTCGGAGAGGACGACGGCGAGTCCCTCCTGGCCCGAGAAGCCGAAGCTCAACCAGCGGTTGCCGTCATAGGAGACGTCGTTGACGATCTCGAGTCCGAGCCCGTCTCGGTAGAACGGGATCGCTGCTTCCACGTCGTCGACGGTGATGGGGCAGTATGCGAGTGCGGTGGTGGTCATGGATGCCACGCTAGAACAGGCCGGACGCGCCGCGCTTCTCCGATCCTGCTCGGTCGTCGGCGCCGGTCAGGCGTAGCGCGTCGGACGCGTGAGGATCTTCGCGACGCACAGCGGCATGACCTCCGCGGCGTCGTGCGGGCGGCTGCGGTACGCGCTCGGCGTCTCGCCGACGATCTCGGTGAACGTCGAGCTGAACGAACCGAGCGAGGTCGCACCGACGGCGGTGCAGGCATCCGTCACCGACGTGCCCGACCGCAGCAGCGCCATCGCCCGCTCGATGCGGCGCGTCATGAGGTACGAGTAGGGCGTCTCGCCGTAGGCCGCCTTGAACTCGCGTGAGAAGTGCGCGGGCGACATGAGCGCCTTCGCCGCCATCGTGGGCACGTCGAGCGGCTCGGCGTAGTCGCGGTCCATCAGGTCGCGGGCACGGCGGAGGTGCGCGAGGGTCTGCGGGGTCTGCGGAGCGGCGGCCACCCCTTCACGGTACCGGGATCGTCCGACTCGGCGCGATCGCCGCCGATCACGCGGTGGGGATGGTGACGATGGGCTCCGACGACGGCTCGCCCGTCGGGGATCCGCCCTGCGGCTCGACGGTCACGGCGATCGTGTCGCCGGGCTCCATCGCCCCGTCGAGGAGCGCGGTCACCGCGTCATCGCCCGCGGGCTCGAAGGTGCCGGCCGACACCGCGGCCCCGTCTCGGACGAACCACAGCTCGTAGCTCTGGTCGTCGGCGATCTCGGGCAGTCCGTCGGAGACGAGCACGGCCTTGCCGACCGATGCCGACCAGTGCGCGGTGGCGGTGCCGCCGTCGTCGAGCTCGGTGGTGGCCGACTCGGAGTCGGGCGCGGCCTCGATCTCGGCGAGCGCCGCGACAGCCGGCGGCCTGTTGACGTACTGGTTGATGCTGACGGCGCCGAATCCGAGCACGACGAGGATCACCATCGACGCGGCGAGCGTCAGGAGGCCGCGCGTCCAGTTGCGTCGCGAGATGGCCTGGATGGTGGACGTCGTCGGTGCGGGTTCGACGAACGAGGGGTCGTCGGCGGAGACGGATGCCTCGGGCCGGGTCGCGACGGGGTCTGCCGCCGCTGCTTCGGCCGCGTCGGCGTCCGGCAGCTGCGGCATCGTCGCGATGCGCGAGAGCAGCGTCGAGCGCAGGGTCAGCGGCGGCAGCGAGTCGGGGACGGCGTCGGCGAGTGCGACGGCGGTATCGGCATCCGCGGTGATCCAGTGCTCCCACTCGGGGTGCAGGGCGCGCGCGGCATCGAAGGCCTGCCTGTCGGCGGGCGACAGCGCATTGAGCACGAAGCCGGCGGACAGTTCGGCGAACTCCTGTTCGTCCATCACGCGGTCACCCCCATCTCTGCTCTCAGCCGGGACAGGCCGTCCCGCATCCTGGTCTTGACCGTTCCGAGCGGCGCGCCCACGAGCGCCGCGATCTCGCTCTGACTGTAACCGCCGTAATAGGCGAGGGTCAGCGCTTCCTTCTGCACCTCGGGGAGGCTCGACAGCGCCGCCGCCACCTTCTCCCCCTCGATGCGCAGCTCGACCTGCTCGGCCACACCGTCATGTGCGACGTCCAGGTCTCGGAAGCCGGCGCGGACATCCCGATCCGTGCTCGACTGCGACGACCGCACGCGGTCGACGGCCCGACGATGCGCGATCGTGAAGATCCACGACCTTCCCTGCCCTCTGTTCGGAGCGAACCTCGATGCGGATTGCCACACCTCGAGGAACACCTCCTGGAGCACCTCTTCGCTCTGGGAGCGGTCGACCAGCACCCGCAGGATGAGACCGAACACTCGCGGCGAGAGCATGTCGTAGAGCCGGGCGAACGCGCCCTGGTCGCCGCGCGCGACGCGCTGGATCAGCTCGCCGGCATGGTCGATGGGTTCGGCGCCGTCCTCCGGCACGTCGATCCCGTCGATCACCATGTCCACCAGCATGCCCTACTCCCCCCGTGCGCACCGCGAGGGCCGCCCGCTGTGTTGTTCGCATCGCGGACCGCTTCGGATTGCGCCGGCCGAGCGAGCGCAGCGGATGCCTCGGATCGGAGGGGTGCGGCATCCGACTCGGATTTCTTCCAATCCGTTTCGGCGGGGTCCTCCGAAGTGCCCGTGTAGCCGCTCCGGCGGCACGCTCCCCAACCGGGGACCTGCAGATCACGGTCCACACGGACCTCACAGAGGAGGAAGTCATGTCTCGCATCACCAGGAAGCGCGTCTCGGCAGGTCTGGCCCTCGCGCTCGCCGCCACGTTCGCGCTGTCGGCCTGTTCCATGGGCGGCTCCACCGCCGAGCCCTCGGACGAGCCCTCGACGCCCGCGATGGAGGAGACCGAGGAGCCCATGGAGATGGACCCGGCCGCCAACCTCGTCGGCCCCGGCTGTGCCGCCTACGCCGAGGCCGTCCCGGACGGCGCCGGCTCGGTCGAGGGCATGGCCGCCGATCCCGTGGCCACGGCCGCGTCGAACAACCCGCTGCTCACGACACTGGTCGCGGCGGTCAGCGGTCAGCTGAACCCCGACGTCGACCTCGTCGACACCCTCAACGGGGACGAGTTCACGGTGTTCGCACCGGTCGACGAGGCGTTCGCGGCGATCGACCCGGCGACCATCGAAGCGCTGAAGACCGACAGTGAGACCCTCACGTCGATCCTCACCTACCACGTCGTTCCCGGCCAGGTCGCGCCGGCCGACATCGTCGGCACGCAAGCGACCGTGCAGGGTGCCGACGTCGAGGTGACCGGCAGCGGCGACGAGCTCATGGTCAACGGCGCCAACGTGATCTGCGGCGGGGTCCAGACGGCAAATGCCACCGTGTACCTCATCGACGCGGTCCTGATGCCTCCGGCTCAGTGACCCAGCGCCGGCTTCGGCCGGCGATCCGGGGGGCGGCGTGCCGCCGGTGCTGCGAGGTCACCGGCGGCTTCGTCGCGTTCGGAGGCATGCACTGAAGGGCGCCCCGCGTCAAGGGGCATGTCGCCGTCAGGCGATGCCCCTAGTTTGTCTCTCGTGCGGGGCGTGCCGGAGGGGTGCGACGTCCGCGCGGGAGGACCATGACTGACCTGCGTGAAGCCGGCGAGGTCTCGACGGGCGAGATCCTGGACGGCCGCTATCGGCTGATGGAGCGCATCGGCGAGGGCGGCATGGCGCGCGTCTATCGTGCGGAGGATGCCGCGCTGCAGCGCACCGTCGCCATCAAGGTGCTGCGCGGACCGATCGACGAGGTCGGGTCCATCGAGCGGGCGCTGTCGGAGACGACGCTGCTGGCCTCGCTCAACCATCACTCCCTGGTGACGCTGTTCGACGCCCACGTCTCGGCCGACGATTCGAGCTACCTGGTCATGGAGTACGTCGAGGGCGAGACGCTGCGGGACCTCATCGGGAGGGGTCCTGTCGACCCCGCGCTCATGGCGTCGATCACGGTGGACATCGCGGAGGGGCTCCACATCGCCCACTCCGCCGGCGTCGTCCATCGCGACATCAAGCCGTCGAACGTGCTCCTGTGGCGCTCACTGCTCCCTGGGCACCAGTGGCGCGCCAAGCTCGCCGACTTCGGGATCGCCTACCTGCTCGACTCCCCGCGGATGACGACGCCGGGCATGGCCGTGGGCACCGTCGCCTACATCGCCCCCGAGCAGGCTCGCGGCGAGACCCCCGCGCCGCCAGCCGATGTCTACGCCCTGGGGATCATGCTGATCGAGGCGCTCACCGGCACCCGTCCCTTCGCCGAGGCGGAGGGCATCGGCACGGTGATGGCCCGCCTCGCTGCGCCTCCTCCCATCCCCGATACGCTTCACCCGGCCTGGCAGGGCCTTCTCCGCGGCATGACGACGATCCGTCCCGACGACCGGCCGACCGCGCTCGAGGTCGCCGTCACGGCCGCGCGGCTCGCCAAAGGCGACAGCGCGGGGGTCGCGACGAGCGAGCCGACCGCAACGGCGCCGGTCGCCGTGACGTCGCCGGCGGTCGTCGAGACGCGTCCGACGGCCGTGCTGCCCGCGCCGGTGAGCGCCGACGTCAAGACCGTCGCCCTGGCGGCGACGGAGGCTGCGGATGCGGTCGCCGCGGCGCCCCCGCTCCCTCCACCCCCGCTGCCGACGCGGCGCGCGCAGGCGCGACCGGCTCAGAGCCGCCGTCGGCGGCGTCTGGTCATCGGCGCCGTGATCGGCGCGATCGCGCTCGCTGCGGTGATCGCCGTGACCGCCTGGTCGCTATCGCTCGCCGGAACGCCGACCCCCGCTCCGATCTCCCCCAGTGTTGTGGAGCCGTCGGTCGAGCCGAGCGTGGCCCCGAGCATCGCGCCCACCGAGGAGGAGCCCGCGCCCGCCGAGGACGACGGCGCCGGCGACAACAGCGGGTCGGGCAGCACCGGCGGCAACGGCAACAGCAACAGCGGCCCGGGCAACAACAATGGGAACGGCAAGGGCAAGGGTAAGGGCAACGACCGCTGACACCGAGAGGCGGGGTCGGCGGATGCCTCGTGCCAAGTAGGCTGGGAGGCTGAGGGCCTCTAGCTCAGTCGGTAGAGCATCGGACTTTTAATCCGCGGGTCGTGGGTTCGAGCCCCACGGGGCCCACTCGAGAGGAACCCCCGTGTTCCCGGCAACTACAGGGAACACGGGGGTTCCGTCCTTTCCAGTCGGGTCTGCTGCCGTCGCTCCACGGGCACAGGACGGGGCCCGGACGGCCGACGGCACCGTCCGGACCCGGCATCCCACTCAGAAGCCCGAGTTGCCGCTGCCTCTGTTGATCACGAATCCGCCGTCATTGAGCAGACCGGCGGTGCCGGATCCTGTGACGGTGGTGTTCGTGAACGATGCACTGCCGCTCGCGTGCGTCTCGATTCCGTACGTGCCCGATCCGGTGATGCTCACGTTGGAGAAGGACACCTGCTGGATCGACTTCTGCCACGAGATGAGGACGCCTGCGTAGGTGCTGTCGACGATGCTGACGTCGCGGATGACGACGGGTGCATCGATCGCATGCACGTCGGCGTAGATCCACAGCGCACCCAGGTCGGAGGGCCAGTTCGTCTCCTTGCTGCCCGTGCGGGTGAGCGTGTTGCGCTGTACGGTCGTGGTCCCGGTGAACGGCACTCCGAACCGCGTGCTCACCGCGATCCCTGCGGCTGCTTCGACGGTGTCGGCGACGAGGTTGTCTTCGATCCGGTTGCCCCCGCCTCCGCCATAGATCGCGAGGCCGTTCGACAGCGCGGGCGCCTGGACGGTGTTGAAGGCGAAGACGCTGTCTTGCACGGCGCTTCCGTCCGACCACATCGCCAGTCCGTCGTCTCCGGTGTTGCGGAAGGTGGACTGGATCACCTGCGAGTTGCGCACGCCGTCGCGGAAGTTCACGCCGTCCGCATACGTGTCGCGCACGCGCAGACCGACAGCCAGCACATCCCTTGAGCCAGGACGCACCCACAGGGCGACCTTCGTGTGCTGGATCGACACGTTCTGCACCAGCGTCTCGCTGGCGAAGTCGCCCTCGATGGCTGCCTGGCCGGCGGAATCCTCGCGCTGCGTCGCGCCGCCCTGGATCGACAGATCGGCGATGGTGACGCCGCCGCCCGTGCCGTAGAAGCCGCCGGCGTTGCCTGCCCCGACGAGCGTCGAATACCAGGGTCCTGCTCCGAGGACCGTGACATCGGACACCTGGATCGCCGTGCTGACGTCGAACGAGCCCGACGGAATCCACACCGGAACCCCGGCGGCCTTCGCCGCCGCCACAGCAGCATTGATCGCGGCAGTGTCGTCACCGCCGCCGGAGGTGGCGCCGTGCGACGTGATGGACACGGCACCGACAGGCGCGGTCAGCGCGGCCGGGATCGACTCCGCCTCGACCAGGTCGATGTCGATGTACGGCACCACCGCGGAGTCGATCTGCAGAGTGATCACCGCACCCGCAGCCTGGGCCGGGATCGTCACGCGCGTCTCGTCGTAGAAGCGGTGCGCCAGTCCCCCGCTCACGACGTTGTCGAACGGATACGCGCCGTAGACCCACGCGTGCTTGGACGACAGCGTCAGGTCGGTGACCTTGGTGCCGTTCGCGTACACGCCGATCGGGGCGGTCCGGCCGGTTCCCTCCGCGTTGTCAGGCAGCGAGTACCTGATCGACAGGCCGTTCGCGGGCGCCGTGAGCGTGATGCTCACCTGCTCCCCCGCGGCATCCAGTCGAACAGCACGTCGGCCGCTCGACTCGGCCTGCACAGTGCGGTAGGTGCGGGATGCCGCGAGCACCGAGCCGTTCGTCGAGCCCGCCTCGGCCTCGTACTCGCGGTAGGGCGTGGTCGCGCCTCGTGTGGCGAGCGACCCCTCGCCCGACAGCACGATGCTGTCGATCAGCACATCCGTACCGGGCGCGCCGGCACGGACGCCCACGGTGTTGACGCCGGCGCGCACCGGGACGCTCGCCGTGACCGTGCGCCAGCCGCTGCCGGCAGCGAGGGTGACTGTGCCCGCCTTACGGGCATTGACCAGCAGGTCGAGCGTACGTGCGGTGGAGGCCTGGAAGCGGATCGTCACGGTCGCCGACGTCGCCGCAGGCATGGCGAGCGTGCGGATCATGCGGGCTCCCGTGGCGGTGAAGCCTTGAACGTATCCCGTGCCGGCGAATCCGGTCGTGGCGTTCGCGATCGAGGCACCGCCCGAGAAGTACGCGAGCTCGGCCTCACCCGGTCCGGCGGGCTCGGGTGCGACGTTCGCCGCAACCTCGAGCCGGTCGAGGTTGACGTTGCCCGAGTCGCCGGCACCGAACGTGAGCGCGATGTCGTGGTCGCCCGCGGCGAGGGTGACGGTCGACACCGCAGTCCCCCATGAGGACCAGCTCGCGGTCGCCGGCAGCGTCAGCTGACCCTGCGACACCCCGCCCACGAGAAGCGTGAGCGTCTTGGCCGCGCCGGTGCCGTTGGCGTAGCGGAAGGTGAGAGTCTTCGACCCGGCGGCCGCAACCTGCACCTTGAAGGTCGTGGTCGCGTTGCCCTTGTTGCCGTCGGTGTAACCCCCCACGAATCCGGTGCCGCTGTAGCCGCTGTGATCGTCGGCGACGACGGCTCCTCCGGACAGCGTCGCGGTCTCAGCCTCGAAGACGGGGCCGGGTCCGTACCCGCTGCCGCTCGTCGGTGTGCTGACATCGAGCGCGTCGAGGTTGACGTTGCCCGAGTCCGCGGCGCCGAACCGGTACACGATCGTGTGCGCCCCGGCTGACAGGGTCACGCCGACACCGTGGGTCGCCCAGGTGTCC
Protein-coding regions in this window:
- a CDS encoding DUF2867 domain-containing protein — encoded protein: MRQPGFWSLALADIVDPDYTQVWLDVLPAHATADPAAWARNLFSSSALPRWLAGVLALRSLLGRRAPRCETFAVRRVEGEEALVAVDARGVDVRVGIGVDEERALVRVVTAMRFKGRGGRLWSLPLRLSLALLMRGMLSRARRELSGVTR
- a CDS encoding aminodeoxychorismate lyase encodes the protein MAWRFALVIDPAASDDPRTDFAETFRVIDASAPALSVGELSTQRGDGIFESVGVVDGHAQELIAHLDRLAHSAALCDLPVPHREQWRQAVEVAAAHCPADGEGVIKLVLSRGIEHGPTPTAWVTAAAAADNSGVREHGIRVVTLDRGYAIDTPARAPWLLLGAKTLSYAVNMAAIREAKRRGADDAIFVSSDGFVLEAPTASLVLRQGDRFVTPAPNGGILHGTTQLSLFEHLADLGHETAYETIPVSALATADAAWLLSSVRLAVPVTAIDGAELPVDGELTASFNRYLLSPRA
- a CDS encoding DNA-directed RNA polymerase subunit beta, which produces MSDESRDFHKPVKRPAELFDRRFAAEDPAEVSRVAHSTAHALLARVREDPDGQVVDRLVAFTDAHGIDDIAELWSRSPAKSLPGALWRLYLLQLMIHDDARTAALLYERGRAELASADVVVAGAPSPAGPDELVALIDQILRGLFEGDFAVALDRAAAFCRVQASGATHLADDYDRTEPDRASTFTTRALRLSDYAVDLAACAALWRREALT
- a CDS encoding VOC family protein; its protein translation is MTTTALAYCPITVDDVEAAIPFYRDGLGLEIVNDVSYDGNRWLSFGFSGQEGLAVVLSDPAAGRSPEDADALQRLVVKGSGPGPYVFTTSDIDATFERLRASGAEVLQEPIEQSWGPRDCAFRDPAGNHIRINQA
- a CDS encoding helix-turn-helix transcriptional regulator; this translates as MDRDYAEPLDVPTMAAKALMSPAHFSREFKAAYGETPYSYLMTRRIERAMALLRSGTSVTDACTAVGATSLGSFSSTFTEIVGETPSAYRSRPHDAAEVMPLCVAKILTRPTRYA
- a CDS encoding anti-sigma factor, translating into MDEQEFAELSAGFVLNALSPADRQAFDAARALHPEWEHWITADADTAVALADAVPDSLPPLTLRSTLLSRIATMPQLPDADAAEAAAADPVATRPEASVSADDPSFVEPAPTTSTIQAISRRNWTRGLLTLAASMVILVVLGFGAVSINQYVNRPPAVAALAEIEAAPDSESATTELDDGGTATAHWSASVGKAVLVSDGLPEIADDQSYELWFVRDGAAVSAGTFEPAGDDAVTALLDGAMEPGDTIAVTVEPQGGSPTGEPSSEPIVTIPTA
- the sigK gene encoding ECF RNA polymerase sigma factor SigK translates to MLVDMVIDGIDVPEDGAEPIDHAGELIQRVARGDQGAFARLYDMLSPRVFGLILRVLVDRSQSEEVLQEVFLEVWQSASRFAPNRGQGRSWIFTIAHRRAVDRVRSSQSSTDRDVRAGFRDLDVAHDGVAEQVELRIEGEKVAAALSSLPEVQKEALTLAYYGGYSQSEIAALVGAPLGTVKTRMRDGLSRLRAEMGVTA
- a CDS encoding fasciclin domain-containing protein, whose translation is MSRITRKRVSAGLALALAATFALSACSMGGSTAEPSDEPSTPAMEETEEPMEMDPAANLVGPGCAAYAEAVPDGAGSVEGMAADPVATAASNNPLLTTLVAAVSGQLNPDVDLVDTLNGDEFTVFAPVDEAFAAIDPATIEALKTDSETLTSILTYHVVPGQVAPADIVGTQATVQGADVEVTGSGDELMVNGANVICGGVQTANATVYLIDAVLMPPAQ
- a CDS encoding serine/threonine-protein kinase produces the protein MTDLREAGEVSTGEILDGRYRLMERIGEGGMARVYRAEDAALQRTVAIKVLRGPIDEVGSIERALSETTLLASLNHHSLVTLFDAHVSADDSSYLVMEYVEGETLRDLIGRGPVDPALMASITVDIAEGLHIAHSAGVVHRDIKPSNVLLWRSLLPGHQWRAKLADFGIAYLLDSPRMTTPGMAVGTVAYIAPEQARGETPAPPADVYALGIMLIEALTGTRPFAEAEGIGTVMARLAAPPPIPDTLHPAWQGLLRGMTTIRPDDRPTALEVAVTAARLAKGDSAGVATSEPTATAPVAVTSPAVVETRPTAVLPAPVSADVKTVALAATEAADAVAAAPPLPPPPLPTRRAQARPAQSRRRRRLVIGAVIGAIALAAVIAVTAWSLSLAGTPTPAPISPSVVEPSVEPSVAPSIAPTEEEPAPAEDDGAGDNSGSGSTGGNGNSNSGPGNNNGNGKGKGKGNDR
- a CDS encoding CBM35 domain-containing protein; translation: MTILSRLSRRTLALLTSVAVLGALLVALGAAPAHAATTRHEAESATLTGGAVLATDHIGYSGTAFVGGYTDANKGTAATSFTVSTSTAGTHTLGLLYANGTGSPKTLTLVVDGVSQQITLGATTNWDTWATHGVGVTLSAGAHTIVYRFGAADSGNVNLDALDVSTPTSGSGYGPGPVFEAETATLSGGAVVADDHSGYSGTGFVGGYTDGNKGNATTTFKVQVAAAGSKTLTFRYANGTGAAKTLTLLVGGVSQGQLTLPATASWSSWGTAVSTVTLAAGDHDIALTFGAGDSGNVNLDRLEVAANVAPEPAGPGEAELAYFSGGASIANATTGFAGTGYVQGFTATGARMIRTLAMPAATSATVTIRFQASTARTLDLLVNARKAGTVTLAAGSGWRTVTASVPVRAGVNTVGVRAGAPGTDVLIDSIVLSGEGSLATRGATTPYREYEAEAGSTNGSVLAASRTYRTVQAESSGRRAVRLDAAGEQVSITLTAPANGLSIRYSLPDNAEGTGRTAPIGVYANGTKVTDLTLSSKHAWVYGAYPFDNVVSGGLAHRFYDETRVTIPAQAAGAVITLQIDSAVVPYIDIDLVEAESIPAALTAPVGAVSITSHGATSGGGDDTAAINAAVAAAKAAGVPVWIPSGSFDVSTAIQVSDVTVLGAGPWYSTLVGAGNAGGFYGTGGGVTIADLSIQGGATQREDSAGQAAIEGDFASETLVQNVSIQHTKVALWVRPGSRDVLAVGLRVRDTYADGVNFRDGVRNSQVIQSTFRNTGDDGLAMWSDGSAVQDSVFAFNTVQAPALSNGLAIYGGGGGNRIEDNLVADTVEAAAGIAVSTRFGVPFTGTTTVQRNTLTRTGSKETNWPSDLGALWIYADVHAIDAPVVIRDVSIVDSTYAGVLISWQKSIQQVSFSNVSITGSGTYGIETHASGSASFTNTTVTGSGTAGLLNDGGFVINRGSGNSGF